The Bombus fervidus isolate BK054 chromosome 17, iyBomFerv1, whole genome shotgun sequence DNA segment atatctttttatctttagATCGTccatttaattaacaaaattatcttcatatttataaatcatacatatatatttcaacgGATATTTTATTCCACAATATTTTGCTCTAGAACATTTTCGGTAaataactaataaattttctgtaattaGAGGTTCAGTAACGAAGGGATAAAAGAAGTTGCGAACAGTTGCAGGAACTCGTGTTCAAGGAAGAAATTAAGCAGCGCGTCGAGTTCAAACTGTTGCTGTAAGATCAACAGGTTAGCGGACAGCACAGAACTCTCgtcttctttctcctcttcGACATCATCATCaacatcatcatcatcatcttcCTCAGACTCCGAATGTTCACGTTGCGATTATTCAAAGTGCGATCGTTCAAAGCGTGATCGTCCAAGTCAGGATCATACTTGTTGTAGTCACTGCACCTGTAAACGTACACCCAGAGAACGAAGATCTAAGGCAAAAGCAAAGAGACAAATGGCATTGTTATGCAAGTCGACATCGAAGAACAACTGTTCAAAGAAAAAGATTCGACATAGGAAAAGTAAGTTTTCCTAAATATCGATACCCGCATATCCTTTATAAAAAAAGCTTTTCTTAAAATTACATCTATAACATCTTATTTGATTTTCATTCTTCAATCAGGCGAGTAAATGATTTTTACTCTTAACGAATTACTATTTGTATTTGAATTCTCACGAATCGATCAGCATCTATTTGCACATGATTGATTGGAAAATCGTGACTGTTTCAGGACGTTCGCCATCATCTTGGTGCTCGTGTTCGGGTTGCGATTGTTCGGAAAACTCGGACGACAGCGACGATGAGTGCGCCGTTACCTCATCGAGCAAAGTAGGGAATAAACGAGGtcgtaaaacaaaataataatggaACCCTCATAAACCCAATTCATTTAGTCACCAATCCGGATTTTACTATTTGAACATGACagtgatttatttattaactttatcctatttattcaattataccgataattacaaatatcattttatacatttcaaatattatattccttAATGGCTTGATATTACATgtagagaaatttaattagaaatgaTGAAAAGAAGGTGTATAAATATTGTTgttttaaagaagaaatatataatattgcgtaaAGGAAAACGTTTGTATGATACCGAGGCAACTTCTTGCTCAACTTCTCTGCTGGTTTGAGTCATACGCGCGCCCTATGTTAGACTAATTGCGCGCACGTGTGCCTCAACAGCACTCTTGCCTGTAGTCGGGCGTATCATTTGAACCGTGAACGATTTTACGAACCGAAATCCCCATTTTCCTGCTATACAACCGAATGTCTTTCGCGAAATTCCTATCTGATCGATAGTGCATTGCGTTGGAAAATGGGAAACTTCGTTTCAAAAGAAATACGTGAAAGTACTATAGATTGGTAGAGAATAGAGAGATCGtattacaattttcaaaaaattataaaatttgtgtACATTTAAATATGGAGAAACTTTAGTGTAAAtggaaattctttaaaattgtttaaagatTTTCTTGAAAGATACTTCAACACATTGCCCGAAATAtgcgaaaatatgaaaaatatctctTTACAAATATCGAGAAAGAAGCTCTTTAAAAAAAAGCATAGCAaagattgaaagaaaaattctgtagAAATTTATAGATCTAAAAACTGTACCGTGGTTTTCTAAAGGTTAGAAAACTCGTGTCAAtgtaaagattaaaaatatatgggAAAGAAGTGGAAGGAAAGTTTCGTTACAGCATTTTTCATCTATGATAAATTACCAGCtttaatagaaagaaaattctaaCAACTCCTCAAAGATAGGCAACTGTAAAtaagaacgaaaaaaaagaacaacatTCTCGTCAACCATGTTAACCCAATCTCACATTGAACTTTTCCCCCTTTGCTTCTATTAAACTCAAGAGACTCTCGATACTAACATTACGAAACAACGTAGCGGAACGAGAATCCATCGCGTGAAATTGAATGGAACTCCAACGCAAAGTTCGACGTCGTGTAGTGGTATAGAAACGTATTTCGAGCCACAAAACAGACACGAAACAAATTCTGACGGCGTTTAGTCCCACAGGGGTACGAGTCACGATTATTTATCGCGCTTGAGCCGAAGGGTACGTTGTTAATTGGATTTAAGGGTCGAAGACATCGTGGTCGCTCGCCGGGGTCAGGCGATTTCCCTGCTTTTTCTGCTTCGTATTCAGTCGTCCCGAACGTTTAATCGTCGTGCCCGATATTATTGCTCGACGTTGGAAGAAGAAAGCGAGACTAACGGAATTCGATTACGCAAGCTGATGGAGGCGGGAAACTGATCCACCTTGGCGGATTG contains these protein-coding regions:
- the LOC139996157 gene encoding uncharacterized protein; this encodes MSCRNSCSRKKLSSASSSNCCCKINRLADSTELSSSFSSSTSSSTSSSSSSSDSECSRCDYSKCDRSKRDRPSQDHTCCSHCTCKRTPRERRSKAKAKRQMALLCKSTSKNNCSKKKIRHRKRRSPSSWCSCSGCDCSENSDDSDDECAVTSSSKVGNKRGRKTK